Proteins encoded within one genomic window of Citrobacter amalonaticus Y19:
- a CDS encoding PTS sugar transporter subunit IIC, which translates to MNSFVEFIVKDLLGQASILIAFIAMLGLILQKKSPGKTAEGTFKTLLGFLIMMAGINIIVATLTFLNDIFTQGFGMKGYITDVAAIAGLANRELGSEVALTLMVIFAVNIIIARLTPLKYIFLTGQALLWMATIGAVIGYKSGLTGLPLILTGGIFGGIMAVLMPALAQPVVRRITGSDDVALGHFCTIGYLVQAAVAKVVGKGSRSTEDLELPDNFKFLQDTYLAMAVVMVPMYLIPALAAGPEYIAQFSGGVNYLMYAFMQSIQFVAGVFVLYSGVRLLLNELVPAFRGIAMRIVPDAKPALDCPVLFPYAPNAVIVGFLATTVGSIIGMLVFPMFGLAMILPGLLTNFFAGGTAGVFGNALGGRRGAMIGGVVHGLFITFLPAILVPMLETYGFTGVTFSDSDVISSGLVLGHAFQNNWLFVALFIVFVAALAWFVNGKSTKPKGENVHESV; encoded by the coding sequence ATGAATAGCTTCGTTGAATTCATCGTTAAAGATTTGCTCGGTCAGGCGTCGATATTAATCGCGTTTATTGCGATGCTCGGGCTTATCCTGCAAAAGAAATCGCCGGGAAAAACCGCAGAAGGCACGTTTAAAACGTTGCTCGGTTTTTTAATCATGATGGCCGGGATCAACATTATTGTCGCCACACTGACCTTCCTGAACGATATTTTTACTCAGGGATTTGGCATGAAGGGCTACATTACCGATGTGGCCGCCATTGCCGGATTAGCCAACCGCGAGCTGGGCTCGGAAGTAGCGTTAACCCTGATGGTGATTTTTGCCGTTAACATCATCATCGCGCGTCTGACGCCGCTGAAATACATCTTCCTGACCGGACAGGCGTTATTGTGGATGGCGACCATTGGCGCGGTCATTGGTTATAAATCGGGTCTGACCGGACTGCCGCTGATTCTGACCGGCGGTATTTTTGGCGGCATCATGGCGGTTCTGATGCCTGCGCTGGCGCAACCGGTGGTCAGACGTATCACCGGCTCGGATGATGTGGCGCTGGGACACTTTTGCACCATTGGCTACCTGGTACAGGCGGCGGTGGCTAAAGTGGTGGGCAAAGGGTCTCGCTCCACGGAAGACCTCGAATTACCTGATAACTTCAAGTTCTTGCAGGATACTTACCTTGCAATGGCGGTCGTGATGGTACCGATGTACCTCATTCCGGCGCTGGCGGCGGGTCCGGAATATATTGCCCAGTTCTCCGGCGGCGTTAACTACCTGATGTATGCCTTTATGCAGTCCATTCAGTTTGTGGCCGGTGTCTTCGTGCTTTACAGCGGCGTGCGTTTATTGCTCAACGAACTGGTTCCGGCGTTTCGCGGTATCGCCATGCGTATCGTCCCGGATGCCAAGCCGGCGCTGGATTGCCCGGTTCTGTTCCCTTATGCGCCCAACGCGGTGATTGTTGGATTCCTGGCGACAACCGTTGGTTCCATCATCGGCATGCTGGTGTTCCCGATGTTTGGTCTGGCGATGATTCTGCCGGGTCTGCTGACCAACTTCTTTGCTGGCGGGACGGCGGGGGTCTTTGGCAATGCGCTGGGCGGTCGTCGCGGGGCGATGATCGGCGGCGTGGTTCACGGTCTGTTCATCACCTTCTTGCCTGCGATTCTGGTGCCGATGCTGGAAACCTACGGTTTCACCGGCGTCACATTCAGCGATTCAGACGTCATCAGCTCTGGTCTCGTCCTGGGCCACGCCTTCCAGAATAACTGGCTCTTTGTTGCATTGTTCATTGTTTTTGTTGCCGCACTGGCATGGTTCGTAAACGGTAAATCCACTAAGCCAAAAGGGGAAAATGTTCATGAGTCTGTATAA
- a CDS encoding class II fructose-bisphosphate aldolase yields MSLYNFNEILKIGQERNFKAIGSFNLHCIEMLPAFFKAAQKTNSPLMIQISTGTAEYLGYRLLVDAVRSLAESEDVPTCLHLDHCSDISAIETAMNAGFSSVMYDGSHLGLEENIGNTRIVVEMARPRNITVEGELGAIGGSEDGKAVAAEDICFTTVEDAKRFVDETQVDMLAVSVGTVHGLYTGKAQIQHQRLKEISAATAVPLVLHGGTGVSDDDMRLAVTEGINKVNVGTEMNVQWVDQCKNTFEKGKVNDSVRKFLIPANNAVTQVLMEKIALFK; encoded by the coding sequence ATGAGTCTGTATAACTTCAACGAGATCCTTAAAATCGGCCAGGAAAGAAATTTCAAAGCGATTGGATCTTTTAATCTGCACTGTATTGAAATGCTGCCCGCGTTTTTTAAAGCGGCGCAAAAAACGAATAGCCCGTTAATGATTCAGATTTCAACCGGGACGGCAGAATATCTGGGCTATCGCCTGTTAGTGGATGCGGTACGTTCGCTGGCGGAGAGCGAGGATGTCCCGACCTGCCTGCATCTGGATCACTGTTCTGATATCAGCGCCATTGAGACGGCGATGAACGCCGGATTCTCCTCGGTCATGTATGACGGTTCGCACCTGGGGCTGGAAGAGAATATCGGTAATACCCGCATCGTGGTGGAGATGGCGCGGCCACGAAATATTACGGTAGAAGGCGAGCTCGGGGCTATTGGCGGCTCAGAAGATGGTAAAGCGGTGGCGGCGGAAGATATCTGCTTTACGACGGTAGAAGATGCCAAACGCTTTGTTGATGAAACGCAGGTCGACATGCTGGCGGTGTCGGTGGGCACGGTGCACGGTCTGTATACCGGCAAGGCGCAGATTCAACATCAGCGGCTGAAAGAGATCAGCGCCGCGACCGCTGTTCCATTGGTATTACACGGTGGGACGGGGGTGAGCGATGACGATATGCGCCTGGCGGTCACCGAAGGCATTAATAAAGTGAATGTCGGCACGGAAATGAACGTGCAATGGGTCGACCAGTGTAAAAATACCTTTGAGAAAGGCAAGGTGAATGACAGCGTACGTAAGTTTTTAATTCCGGCAAACAATGCGGTAACCCAGGTATTAATGGAAAAGATCGCGTTATTTAAATAA
- a CDS encoding PTS sugar transporter subunit IIA, which produces MTIKELLIEADAIQVGVAETDWQKVIQLAASPLVAKGYISAEYGQAVIDNTLSHGAYYVFDEGVAIPHARPECGVKRNCFSMVLLDKPIQFADSEAADIVIMFGAQDSNAHIEEGIRAIIALLDNDERMAKLRAASSREEVVALL; this is translated from the coding sequence ATGACGATAAAAGAATTACTTATCGAGGCCGATGCCATTCAGGTTGGTGTAGCGGAAACGGACTGGCAGAAGGTGATTCAACTGGCGGCCAGTCCATTGGTTGCAAAAGGGTATATTTCAGCGGAATACGGTCAGGCGGTTATCGACAACACCCTCAGTCATGGGGCGTATTATGTGTTTGATGAAGGTGTCGCGATCCCCCATGCCCGTCCAGAGTGTGGGGTGAAGCGCAACTGTTTTAGCATGGTGCTACTGGATAAGCCCATTCAGTTTGCCGACAGTGAAGCCGCCGATATTGTCATTATGTTTGGCGCGCAGGACAGTAATGCGCATATCGAAGAGGGCATTCGCGCCATCATCGCGTTACTCGATAACGATGAACGCATGGCGAAGCTGCGGGCGGCAAGTTCCCGGGAAGAGGTGGTCGCGCTGCTATGA
- a CDS encoding AAA family ATPase, which produces MKRHLSPDCKTVILINGIPASGKSTITRQLSETFSLPLLTIDGIKEPFMARFTDIDRPFNRQLGCAAYEVIWSIIGHSPASVVWLVDAWFGFQPRETLQQLLQQAGVEKVVEVWNHITPELAVARYATRLQARKPGHPGEEYLPELAQLAERAGPMRLGPVLTVDQAQTLDIDSVIAWIDEQIAKT; this is translated from the coding sequence ATGAAACGACACCTCTCGCCAGACTGTAAAACAGTCATTTTAATCAACGGGATCCCCGCTTCAGGTAAGAGTACGATTACCCGTCAGCTCTCCGAAACATTCAGTCTGCCGCTGCTGACGATTGATGGGATCAAAGAGCCGTTTATGGCGCGCTTTACGGATATTGACCGGCCTTTCAACCGGCAGTTGGGCTGTGCGGCCTATGAAGTGATCTGGTCGATTATCGGTCACTCACCGGCGAGCGTCGTCTGGCTGGTGGACGCCTGGTTTGGTTTTCAGCCTCGCGAGACGTTGCAGCAGCTATTGCAGCAGGCGGGCGTTGAGAAGGTGGTTGAGGTGTGGAACCACATTACGCCCGAGTTGGCGGTGGCACGCTATGCCACCCGGTTACAGGCCCGTAAGCCGGGTCATCCTGGCGAGGAGTATCTGCCTGAACTGGCGCAACTGGCAGAACGCGCCGGTCCGATGCGGCTCGGGCCGGTATTAACAGTAGACCAGGCGCAAACGCTGGATATTGACTCCGTTATCGCCTGGATAGACGAACAGATAGCGAAAACCTGA
- a CDS encoding AzlD domain-containing protein, with translation MGNMTLFIVGIAILSVGTYLMRLGGAKLGSRLALSERSQALLSDAATVLLFSVALATTFYEGEHFAGMARVLGVAFAVFLAWRKMPLIVVIIAAAVVTALLRMTGIH, from the coding sequence ATGGGCAACATGACGCTGTTCATCGTCGGCATCGCCATTTTATCGGTGGGAACCTATTTAATGCGCCTCGGCGGCGCCAAACTCGGCAGCCGACTGGCACTCTCTGAGCGCTCTCAGGCATTACTTTCCGACGCGGCTACCGTGTTGCTGTTTTCCGTCGCGCTGGCGACCACCTTTTATGAAGGCGAGCACTTTGCCGGCATGGCGCGCGTCCTCGGCGTCGCCTTCGCGGTCTTCCTCGCCTGGCGAAAAATGCCATTGATTGTGGTGATTATCGCCGCTGCCGTGGTCACGGCATTGTTGCGGATGACGGGGATACACTAA
- a CDS encoding AzlC family ABC transporter permease: protein MTRFFSCLKADTIKAIFLVCLAVGVVGMSYGSLAMAYGFPVWVPFVLSICVLAGASEFMFIGIVASGGNPIAAAAAGLLVNARHVPFGVTVRDLVGTRAASFFGCHIMNDESVVFGLSQKTPEQRKAAYWLCGLGVAILWPLGTLLGTVVGQLLPAPETIGLDAVFPAILLALVVPAFKNRTTLIRGLSGAVVSLAAVPFAPVGLPVLLSLLGLLTRKK, encoded by the coding sequence ATGACGCGCTTCTTCTCCTGTCTGAAGGCAGACACAATAAAAGCAATATTTCTGGTCTGCCTTGCCGTGGGCGTGGTAGGGATGTCCTACGGTTCACTGGCGATGGCTTACGGCTTCCCGGTCTGGGTGCCGTTTGTACTTTCTATTTGCGTACTGGCAGGTGCGTCCGAATTTATGTTTATTGGCATTGTCGCCAGCGGCGGCAATCCGATCGCCGCTGCCGCTGCTGGCTTACTGGTTAACGCCCGTCATGTCCCGTTTGGCGTGACGGTACGCGACCTGGTCGGCACCCGCGCGGCGAGCTTTTTCGGCTGTCATATTATGAACGATGAAAGCGTGGTGTTCGGCCTGTCGCAGAAAACCCCGGAGCAGCGCAAAGCCGCCTACTGGCTGTGCGGCCTTGGCGTCGCCATTCTGTGGCCGCTGGGAACCCTGCTGGGTACGGTGGTGGGGCAACTGTTGCCCGCCCCGGAAACCATCGGGCTGGACGCCGTGTTCCCGGCCATTCTGCTGGCGCTCGTCGTCCCGGCGTTTAAAAACCGCACCACGCTGATTCGTGGACTGAGCGGTGCCGTCGTGTCGCTCGCCGCCGTTCCCTTTGCGCCGGTCGGACTGCCGGTTCTGCTCTCCCTGCTGGGTTTACTGACGAGGAAGAAATAA
- a CDS encoding carbohydrate porin codes for MKKSTLALVIGLLLVANNSVAKTQKMTLEQRLELLEARLEAAENRAAKAENQVQQLQVQQATEIREIKAAQGNTPVNGQATSEETKKNAASPNLLLSGYGDLKIYGDVEFNMDAESNHGLLAMTNANVNSDPTNEQWNINGRILLGFDGTRKLDNGYYAGFSAQPLGDMKGMVNIDDAVFFFGKENDWKVKVGRFEAYDMFPLNQDTFVEHSGNTANDLYDDGSGYIYMMKEGRGRSDAGGNFLVSKQVDNWYFELNTLLEDGTSLYNDGDFHGREMDQQKNVAYLRPVISWSQDAFSVAAAMEANVVNNAYGYTNANGKFVDQSDRTGYGMTMTWNGLKTDPENGIVVNLNTAYLDANNEKDFTTGVNALWKRFELGYIYAHNKIDDFEGVVCDDGCWINNEGTYDIHTIHASYQFANVMNMQNFNIYLGAYYSILDSDGDNVNGDDSDNRYGGRVRFKYYF; via the coding sequence ATGAAGAAATCGACGCTGGCTTTAGTAATAGGTCTATTATTAGTCGCTAATAATAGTGTTGCTAAAACGCAAAAAATGACACTGGAACAACGACTCGAACTACTGGAAGCGCGACTGGAAGCGGCAGAAAATCGGGCAGCGAAAGCGGAAAATCAGGTTCAGCAATTACAGGTTCAGCAGGCAACCGAAATCCGTGAAATTAAAGCGGCTCAGGGCAACACGCCCGTAAACGGTCAGGCCACTTCGGAGGAGACGAAAAAGAATGCCGCATCACCGAATCTGCTGCTGTCCGGTTATGGCGATCTGAAAATCTATGGTGATGTGGAATTCAACATGGATGCGGAAAGTAATCATGGCCTGCTGGCAATGACCAATGCCAATGTTAATAGCGATCCGACCAACGAACAGTGGAATATTAATGGCCGAATTTTGTTGGGATTTGACGGCACGCGTAAGCTGGATAATGGTTATTACGCCGGATTCTCCGCTCAACCGTTGGGTGACATGAAGGGCATGGTGAATATTGATGATGCCGTCTTCTTCTTTGGTAAAGAGAATGACTGGAAGGTGAAGGTCGGACGCTTCGAAGCGTATGATATGTTCCCTCTCAATCAGGATACGTTTGTTGAGCACTCGGGGAATACTGCTAACGATCTGTATGACGACGGCAGCGGCTATATTTACATGATGAAAGAAGGTCGTGGTCGTTCTGATGCTGGCGGAAACTTCCTGGTCAGCAAACAGGTGGATAACTGGTACTTTGAGTTAAACACCCTGCTGGAAGACGGGACGTCGCTCTATAACGATGGCGATTTCCACGGTCGGGAAATGGATCAACAGAAAAACGTTGCCTATTTGCGTCCGGTTATTTCGTGGTCACAGGATGCGTTCTCTGTTGCTGCCGCGATGGAAGCGAACGTGGTCAATAATGCGTACGGTTACACCAACGCCAACGGTAAGTTTGTCGATCAGTCGGACCGTACCGGTTACGGTATGACGATGACGTGGAACGGTTTAAAGACCGATCCGGAAAACGGCATCGTGGTAAACCTGAATACCGCGTATCTTGATGCCAACAACGAAAAAGATTTTACTACCGGGGTGAACGCGCTGTGGAAACGTTTTGAGTTGGGCTATATCTACGCGCATAACAAGATTGATGACTTTGAAGGCGTGGTGTGTGATGACGGCTGCTGGATTAATAATGAAGGCACTTATGACATTCATACTATCCACGCGTCGTATCAATTCGCTAACGTGATGAATATGCAAAACTTCAATATCTACCTTGGTGCATATTACTCGATTCTGGATAGCGACGGGGATAACGTGAACGGTGACGATTCTGACAATCGTTACGGTGGGCGCGTCCGCTTTAAATATTATTTCTAA
- the rhaM gene encoding L-rhamnose mutarotase — translation MIRKAFVMQVNADAHEEYQRRHNPIWPELEAVLKAHGAHHYAIYLDKERNLLFATVEIESEERWNAVASTDVCQRWWKHMRDVMPANPDNSPVSAELKEVFYLE, via the coding sequence ATGATCCGCAAAGCGTTCGTGATGCAGGTGAATGCCGACGCGCACGAGGAATATCAGCGTCGTCATAATCCCATTTGGCCGGAGCTGGAAGCAGTACTGAAGGCTCACGGCGCGCATCATTACGCGATTTATCTCGATAAAGAACGCAATCTGCTGTTCGCCACCGTCGAGATTGAATCCGAAGAACGCTGGAATGCCGTTGCCAGCACTGACGTTTGTCAGCGCTGGTGGAAGCATATGCGTGACGTCATGCCCGCGAACCCGGATAACAGCCCGGTGAGCGCGGAGCTGAAAGAAGTGTTTTATCTGGAGTAA
- the fucO gene encoding lactaldehyde reductase — protein MSFMLALPKISLHGAGAIGDMVNLVANKQWGKALIVTDGQLVKLGLLDSLFAALDEHKISYHLFDEVFPNPTEALVQKGYAAYQNANCDYIIGFGGGSPIDTAKAVKILTANPGPSTAYSGVGKVKKPGVPLVAINTTAGTAAEMTSNAVIIDSGRQVKEVIIDPNIIPDIAVDDASVMLEIPASVTAATGMDALTHAVEAYVSVGAHPLTDANALEAIRLINLWLPKAVDDGHNLEAREQMAFGQYLAGMAFNSAGLGLVHALAHQPGATHNLPHGVCNAILLPIIENFNRPNAVARFARIAQAMGVDTRGMSDEAASQEAINAIRALSKRVGIPAGFSQLGVTKEDIEGWLDKALADPCAPCNPRTASRDDVRELYLEAL, from the coding sequence ATGAGTTTTATGCTGGCACTTCCGAAAATCAGTCTGCACGGCGCGGGCGCGATTGGCGATATGGTGAACCTCGTTGCAAATAAGCAATGGGGTAAAGCGCTGATCGTCACCGACGGTCAACTGGTTAAGCTGGGCCTGCTCGACAGCCTGTTTGCAGCGCTGGATGAGCACAAAATATCGTACCACCTGTTCGATGAGGTATTCCCGAATCCGACCGAAGCGCTGGTACAAAAAGGCTACGCGGCCTATCAGAACGCGAACTGTGATTACATTATCGGCTTTGGCGGCGGCAGCCCGATCGATACCGCCAAAGCCGTGAAAATCCTCACCGCCAATCCGGGTCCCTCCACCGCCTATTCCGGCGTGGGTAAAGTGAAAAAACCTGGCGTGCCGCTGGTTGCCATCAACACCACCGCTGGAACCGCCGCCGAGATGACCAGCAACGCGGTGATCATCGACTCCGGACGCCAGGTGAAAGAGGTCATCATCGATCCGAACATCATCCCGGACATCGCCGTGGACGATGCCAGCGTAATGCTGGAAATCCCCGCCTCCGTGACGGCGGCAACCGGTATGGATGCACTGACCCACGCGGTGGAAGCGTATGTTTCTGTCGGCGCGCATCCGCTGACCGACGCCAATGCGCTGGAAGCCATTCGCCTGATCAACCTGTGGCTGCCGAAAGCGGTCGATGATGGTCACAACCTGGAAGCGCGCGAGCAGATGGCGTTTGGTCAGTATCTGGCGGGTATGGCGTTTAACAGCGCGGGTCTGGGACTGGTTCATGCCCTGGCGCACCAGCCGGGTGCCACGCATAACCTGCCACACGGCGTCTGTAACGCCATCCTGCTGCCGATTATCGAAAACTTTAACCGCCCGAACGCAGTGGCGCGTTTTGCCCGCATCGCGCAGGCGATGGGTGTCGATACCCGTGGTATGAGCGATGAAGCCGCGAGTCAGGAAGCGATCAACGCCATCCGCGCGCTGAGTAAACGCGTCGGTATTCCGGCAGGTTTCAGCCAGCTCGGCGTCACCAAAGAGGATATCGAAGGCTGGCTGGACAAAGCGCTGGCTGACCCTTGCGCGCCGTGTAACCCGCGTACCGCCAGCCGTGACGATGTACGCGAGCTTTACCTGGAGGCGTTATGA
- a CDS encoding ABC transporter permease yields the protein MNKVMTSEAIERAPATRAVWQRLLCWEGFLLAVTLAVFIANALASPYFLNIWNLSDATFNFTEKAIIVLPMAMLIIAREIDLSVASTLALSSTVMGFCAAAGMDTPLLVCVGLGTGLLCGLLNGILVTRFNLSSIVITIGTMSLYRGITYILLGDQALNTWPQSFAWFGQGYVWGALSFEFALFIVLAIAFTFLLHKTNFGRRTYAIGNNPVGAWYSGINVKRHNLILFALVGLMAGLAAVLLTSRLGSTRPTIAMGWELAVVTMAVLGGVNILGGSGSMTGVIIAAFLMGLVTFGLSLLNVPGIVMSIIIGAMLIVVISLPILTRRILQRRRI from the coding sequence ATGAATAAAGTGATGACGTCTGAAGCGATCGAACGCGCCCCCGCTACGCGCGCGGTCTGGCAGCGCCTGTTGTGCTGGGAGGGCTTTCTGCTTGCCGTCACCCTGGCGGTATTTATCGCCAATGCGCTGGCCTCGCCGTACTTCCTCAATATCTGGAATCTCTCCGACGCAACATTCAACTTCACCGAAAAAGCGATCATCGTTCTGCCGATGGCGATGCTGATCATCGCCCGGGAGATCGATCTCTCGGTGGCCTCAACCCTGGCGCTCAGTTCGACAGTCATGGGGTTTTGCGCGGCGGCGGGAATGGATACACCCCTGCTGGTCTGCGTCGGACTGGGAACCGGACTTTTGTGCGGGCTGCTGAACGGTATCCTGGTCACGCGGTTCAACCTCTCGTCCATCGTGATCACCATCGGCACCATGAGCTTGTATCGCGGCATAACCTATATTTTGCTCGGCGATCAGGCGCTGAACACCTGGCCGCAGAGCTTTGCGTGGTTTGGTCAGGGCTATGTCTGGGGGGCGCTGTCGTTCGAGTTCGCGCTGTTTATCGTGCTGGCGATAGCGTTCACCTTCCTGCTGCACAAAACAAATTTTGGACGCCGCACCTACGCCATCGGCAATAACCCGGTGGGCGCGTGGTATTCCGGCATTAACGTCAAGCGCCACAACCTGATTTTATTCGCCCTGGTCGGACTGATGGCGGGACTGGCCGCCGTCTTGCTCACCTCCAGGCTCGGCAGTACGCGTCCCACCATCGCGATGGGTTGGGAGTTGGCCGTGGTGACGATGGCGGTACTGGGCGGCGTCAATATTCTCGGCGGTTCCGGCAGTATGACCGGCGTCATTATCGCGGCATTCCTGATGGGACTGGTGACCTTCGGTCTGAGTCTGCTCAACGTGCCGGGCATCGTCATGTCGATCATCATCGGCGCGATGCTGATTGTGGTTATCTCGCTGCCCATCCTGACGCGTCGAATTCTGCAACGACGACGAATCTGA
- a CDS encoding ABC transporter permease has product MIQRLLKHREALLAAVILLMIAAIGSRVPSFVSPGNLAEIFNDTAILIILALGQMMVLLTKGIDLSMAANLALTGMIVALLNFHYPEIPVWALMLLATACGLVMGMINGLLVWKLGIPAIVVTLGTMSIYRGIIFLLSNGGWINSHQMSDSFLALPRFALLGLPVLSWCAIAAVIVVSYFLRYSRTGRALYTAGGNATAAYYTGINAGKMQFVSFCLSGTLAGFCGYLWISRFAVAYVDVANGFELQVVAACVIGGISTMGGIGRVLGCLCGALFLGVINNALPVIGISPFWQMAISGAVIVIAVLLNERSNKQKGRLILRNAALVRQKQAVNS; this is encoded by the coding sequence ATGATTCAACGTCTGCTCAAACATCGCGAAGCCCTGCTGGCCGCGGTCATCCTCCTGATGATCGCCGCCATCGGCAGCCGCGTCCCGTCGTTTGTCTCCCCCGGCAACCTGGCCGAAATCTTCAATGACACCGCCATTCTTATCATCCTGGCACTCGGGCAAATGATGGTGCTACTAACCAAAGGTATCGATCTGTCGATGGCCGCCAACCTGGCGCTCACCGGGATGATCGTCGCCCTGCTCAACTTCCACTATCCGGAAATCCCCGTCTGGGCGTTGATGTTACTGGCAACCGCCTGCGGTCTGGTGATGGGGATGATCAACGGTCTGCTGGTCTGGAAATTAGGTATTCCGGCGATTGTGGTCACGCTCGGCACCATGAGCATTTATCGCGGCATTATCTTTTTGCTGTCGAACGGCGGCTGGATTAACTCGCATCAGATGAGCGACAGCTTCCTCGCCCTCCCCCGTTTCGCCCTGCTTGGCCTGCCGGTACTGAGCTGGTGCGCCATCGCCGCCGTTATCGTGGTGAGCTACTTCCTGCGTTACAGCCGCACAGGGCGGGCGCTGTACACCGCAGGCGGTAACGCCACCGCGGCGTATTACACCGGGATCAACGCCGGGAAAATGCAGTTCGTCAGCTTCTGCCTGTCGGGTACCCTCGCCGGTTTCTGCGGCTACCTGTGGATTTCCCGATTCGCTGTTGCCTATGTCGATGTAGCTAACGGTTTTGAGTTACAGGTTGTGGCAGCCTGTGTGATTGGGGGTATCAGTACGATGGGAGGGATCGGTCGCGTGCTCGGCTGCCTGTGTGGCGCGTTGTTCCTTGGCGTGATCAATAACGCATTGCCCGTCATTGGCATCTCACCTTTCTGGCAGATGGCTATTTCAGGCGCGGTGATCGTGATTGCCGTTCTGCTCAACGAACGCAGCAACAAACAGAAAGGCCGTTTAATACTGCGCAACGCGGCGCTGGTACGGCAAAAACAGGCGGTGAACTCATGA
- a CDS encoding sugar ABC transporter ATP-binding protein produces the protein MSTPLLQLHGITKIFPGVRALENVQLDLWPGKVTALVGENGAGKSTLVKVMTGIYQPEEGEILYKAIPVQLPNPEAAHKIGITAIHQETVLFDELSVTENIFVGQYLYKGLLKKLDWPEMHRRAQAILTRLEVQIDPRATLKTLSIAQRHMVAIARALSFEAQVVILDEPTAALSQHEILEFYQIVERLKQEGKAILFISHKFDEIFELADYYTILRDGVFVSSGDIHEISEERMVAMMVGRAITQTFPKVACEKGETVLEVKDLCHPTEFAHIDFTLRKGEILGFYGLVGAGRTELMQALSGVSRPSHGEIRLNGQAIHFHQPADAIRAGIVCVPEERQKQGAIIEMSIAENISLPQLSKLNPRGVLNAAREWQLADSYAKRLQVKAFSWRQAVETLSGGNQQKVVIGKWLATHPEVIILDEPTKGIDIGSKAAVHQFMSELVAQGLAVIMVSSELPEVMGMADRIIVMHEGLMVAQYRAGEATAEAIVSAASGIGKEAA, from the coding sequence ATGTCCACCCCTTTACTACAACTTCATGGGATCACCAAGATCTTCCCCGGCGTGCGTGCCCTTGAGAATGTGCAGCTCGATCTCTGGCCTGGCAAAGTGACCGCTCTGGTGGGCGAAAATGGCGCGGGTAAATCCACGCTGGTCAAAGTGATGACCGGCATCTATCAGCCTGAAGAGGGGGAAATCCTCTACAAAGCGATTCCTGTTCAGCTCCCGAATCCGGAAGCGGCGCATAAAATCGGCATCACCGCCATTCATCAGGAAACGGTGCTGTTCGATGAGCTGTCGGTGACCGAGAATATTTTTGTCGGCCAGTATCTGTATAAAGGTCTTCTCAAAAAGCTCGACTGGCCAGAAATGCACCGTCGGGCACAGGCGATCCTCACCCGGCTTGAGGTGCAGATCGATCCGCGCGCCACGCTGAAAACCCTGAGCATCGCCCAGCGCCACATGGTGGCCATTGCCCGTGCGCTCTCCTTTGAGGCCCAGGTGGTGATTCTCGATGAACCGACCGCCGCACTGTCACAGCACGAAATTCTGGAGTTTTATCAAATCGTTGAACGCCTGAAGCAGGAAGGCAAAGCGATTCTGTTTATCTCCCACAAGTTCGATGAAATCTTTGAACTGGCGGATTACTACACCATTCTGCGCGACGGCGTGTTTGTCAGTTCCGGCGACATCCATGAGATTAGCGAAGAGCGGATGGTCGCCATGATGGTGGGACGCGCCATTACCCAAACCTTCCCGAAAGTGGCCTGTGAGAAAGGCGAGACCGTGCTGGAGGTGAAAGATCTCTGTCATCCCACCGAATTTGCTCACATTGATTTCACCCTGAGAAAAGGGGAGATCCTCGGTTTTTACGGGCTGGTGGGCGCGGGGCGTACCGAGCTGATGCAGGCACTGTCCGGCGTTTCCCGGCCTTCTCACGGCGAGATCCGCCTCAACGGGCAGGCCATTCATTTTCATCAGCCCGCTGATGCGATTCGCGCCGGTATTGTCTGCGTGCCGGAAGAACGGCAAAAACAGGGGGCGATCATTGAAATGAGTATCGCCGAAAACATCAGCCTGCCGCAGTTGAGTAAGCTGAATCCGCGCGGCGTGCTCAATGCGGCGCGGGAGTGGCAACTGGCTGACAGCTACGCCAAACGCCTGCAGGTCAAAGCCTTTAGCTGGCGTCAGGCGGTCGAAACGCTTTCTGGCGGCAATCAGCAAAAGGTGGTCATCGGCAAATGGCTCGCCACCCATCCTGAAGTGATTATTCTCGACGAACCGACCAAAGGCATTGATATCGGCTCGAAGGCGGCGGTGCATCAGTTTATGTCCGAACTGGTGGCGCAAGGGCTGGCGGTGATCATGGTCTCCTCAGAACTCCCGGAAGTGATGGGCATGGCGGACAGAATTATCGTCATGCACGAAGGGTTGATGGTCGCACAATACCGCGCCGGTGAAGCCACAGCGGAGGCCATTGTCAGCGCCGCCAGCGGCATCGGTAAGGAGGCAGCATAA